GGATCTTTGTTTTCCAGGCGGGCGATCTCGGAAATTTTCTTGCCTTCGTACTTCTTCAGGTCCGGATTCAGCACGCTGACCACCAGCACACCCTCAGGCCCGCCCACGCCGCGCCACATGTTTTCAGTGGAATCGCTCGCCGCCACGGTCAGTCGCTTGCGGATCTCGGCGCGCTGGGCGGGGTCTTTGAGGCGGGCGAGGAAGGCGTCGGTGCCGCCGGCGTGATACGACGCAGGAATGCTTGCGCCGAGCGATGTGGCCGAGGCGACGTAGGGATACTGGTCGGCAGTAACGTCGAGCCCGCGCTGCCGCGCCTGTTCGATGGCTTCGAGCACCTGCGGCATGCGTCCCCAGTTCCGCTGTCCGGAAACTTTCAGGTGGAAGATCTCCACCGGAATCTTCGCTTCGTCGGCGATGCGGAACGCCTCGGCGAGCGCGGTCATCTCAACGTCGCCCTCGTGGCGTATGTGGCTGGCGTAGATGCCGCCGTACTGCGCGGCAACTTTCGCCAGCGCGATGAGTTCGTCGGTCTTGGCATACGCGCCAGGCGCATAAATGAGCGCCGTGGAGAGACCCATGGCGCCCTGGCGCATGGCGTCGGCCACGAGCGACTGCATACGGGCGAGCTCGTCGGCCGTGGGCGCGCGATTGGCGCGTCCCATCACGTAGGCGCGCACCTGCGCCGCGCCGACGTACGTTCCCAGGTTGATGCCGGGCTTTTCTTTTTCGAGGCGGCGGAAGTATTCGTCGAGGCTCCGCCAGTCGGCGTTCAGCTTGAAGTGTTCGAGGAAATCCTTCTGGTCTTTGATGAGCGCGTCGTTCAGCGGCGCGATCGAGTCGCCTTCGCCGGTGATCTCGGTCGTAATGCCCTGCGTGAGCTTGCTCACGGCGCGGTGGTCAATGAGCAGGTTGGCCTCCGACTGGCCGAGCATGTCAATGAAGCCCGGCGCGACGATGAGGCCGCGCGCCTCGATAACGCGCGGCGCGGTTGCGCCCTCAGGCGCGCGGCCGACGAAGGCGACCTTGTCGCCGCGGATGCCGACGTCGCCGTAGAACCATGGGTTGCCGGTGCCGTCTACGATGCGACCGTTGCGGATAAGGACGTCGTACTGTTGCGCGAAGACGGCGGTACCGAGAAGGAAGACTGCGGGAATGAGTCGCTTGATCACAGGTCGGTTCCTCGAAGTCGAGCGGGAAAGTGTAATCCGCGCGGGCAAGGAGCGCGAGGGGGACCCGGTGAGAGACTTGAGGTCGAAGCTACGGCGCCCACAGAGTTGCGGTGACCGCGATCCCTGCGGCGAAGGCGGTGCTGAGCGTGTTCACGGCGTTGTTGTTCAGCCAGCGGCGTCGCTCGAGCGTGGCGCCGAGGAGGCTGTCGAACAGCATGCCCAAAACGCCGGCGATGGCCGCATAAGCTGCGACACGCGCGCTCATCAATGCCGCCGCCAGGGCGACGCCGGCAACGCCGGCCGCCGCCGCAATTCCCGCCACCGTTCCCGGCAGGCTTACGGCGCCGTCGGTTCCGGCGGGCACGACGGCGAATGTGGGCAGCAGCCGCGCGCGGTCGGCGGCTGCCTGGCCGACTTCACTGGACGCCGTGTCGGCGGCGGCTTCGGCGAGCGCGGCGACGCCGGCAATCACGCCCAGAACTCCACCGAACGCCACCGCTATGGCCGCCACGCCGACGTTGGCGGCCACCTGCGCTGCCGAGCGGCCGCGTCGCGCCTCGGCCAGGCCGGCGGCCGCCTTGCGCGCGGCGCCGAAGCGCGTAGCCAGCCAGGTGAGGCCGAACACCGAAATCAGGGCCAGAAAGGCGCCCGATCCGGCGGACTGCCACAAAACCAGTGCAAATGCCCAACCAGCTATAGCGCCTCCCGGTGTGACACCCCTAAGGAATGTGGCAGCACCTGCGAATGCAACCGTCGCCGGAATGGCGAAGAGAGACCGGCGTCGTACAATGTCGCACGCTGCCTCACTTGTGGTGCACTCGTGCGCCACAAAGGCGGCGACAACAGCGAGCGCCAGCGCGACGGCAACCGCGTCTGCCGTTGCCGAAGTTGGCCGGCGATTCGTTGCCGAATGCTCAGTCGCGGGCGTCACAGAGGTGCGCTCCCAGTCTTCTATTTTGTGGCTGCCTGGCGCCGGATGC
This portion of the Terriglobales bacterium genome encodes:
- a CDS encoding D-aminoacylase, yielding MIKRLIPAVFLLGTAVFAQQYDVLIRNGRIVDGTGNPWFYGDVGIRGDKVAFVGRAPEGATAPRVIEARGLIVAPGFIDMLGQSEANLLIDHRAVSKLTQGITTEITGEGDSIAPLNDALIKDQKDFLEHFKLNADWRSLDEYFRRLEKEKPGINLGTYVGAAQVRAYVMGRANRAPTADELARMQSLVADAMRQGAMGLSTALIYAPGAYAKTDELIALAKVAAQYGGIYASHIRHEGDVEMTALAEAFRIADEAKIPVEIFHLKVSGQRNWGRMPQVLEAIEQARQRGLDVTADQYPYVASATSLGASIPASYHAGGTDAFLARLKDPAQRAEIRKRLTVAASDSTENMWRGVGGPEGVLVVSVLNPDLKKYEGKKISEIARLENKDPLDTLMDIVIADHDNTGAVYFSMSEPDVRLAMKQPWVSVGTDYGAIAPDGPLGESKSHPRAYGSFARILGKYVREEKMLGLEEAIRKFTSLAAQKVKLDRRGLLRPDYFADITIFDPQKVIDVATFEDPNRPSTGIEYVFVNGVLSLEHGKLTGQQGGRGLRGPGYKQ
- a CDS encoding DUF92 domain-containing protein; translation: MTPATEHSATNRRPTSATADAVAVALALAVVAAFVAHECTTSEAACDIVRRRSLFAIPATVAFAGAATFLRGVTPGGAIAGWAFALVLWQSAGSGAFLALISVFGLTWLATRFGAARKAAAGLAEARRGRSAAQVAANVGVAAIAVAFGGVLGVIAGVAALAEAAADTASSEVGQAAADRARLLPTFAVVPAGTDGAVSLPGTVAGIAAAAGVAGVALAAALMSARVAAYAAIAGVLGMLFDSLLGATLERRRWLNNNAVNTLSTAFAAGIAVTATLWAP